The Candidatus Aenigmatarchaeota archaeon genome has a window encoding:
- a CDS encoding radical SAM protein: MLGKVVTVDIKFGYSCNNNCVHCVIAGHKERLRNEGKPVDRTTDEIMGHLTDAKRLGATSVVFTGGEVTIRSDYFELLKFAADLGLFISLQTNGRSFCFRDFAKRTLIICPNMHFEIAIHSDNAARHDAITRAKGSFEQTLAGIKNLKEVGAKSLNFKVVISKLNFRSLPAIIDLARICGAKQVDIAYPHGMGNALKYWHEIIPRYSEISEYLLAAARVGISRGIAVTYEAVPFCFLAGFETCVSELHYLRGYSKGETSSLRQVGDPEIDWQRNRISIKAKSKNCTNCKFFNICEGVWKEYLEKYGSEELKPVFGRAILTYEGLLDCVNNP, encoded by the coding sequence ATGCTTGGAAAAGTGGTTACGGTGGATATAAAATTTGGCTATTCATGCAATAATAACTGTGTGCATTGTGTTATTGCCGGGCATAAGGAGAGGCTGAGAAACGAAGGAAAGCCCGTAGACAGAACAACGGATGAGATAATGGGGCATCTTACCGATGCAAAACGGCTTGGCGCAACCTCGGTAGTATTTACTGGGGGAGAAGTTACCATAAGATCGGATTATTTTGAGCTTTTGAAGTTTGCGGCAGATTTGGGACTTTTTATCAGCTTGCAAACAAATGGCAGATCTTTTTGCTTTAGGGATTTTGCAAAAAGAACGCTCATTATTTGTCCAAATATGCATTTTGAGATTGCAATTCATTCGGACAATGCGGCCCGTCATGACGCTATTACTAGGGCAAAGGGTTCTTTTGAACAAACTCTGGCAGGGATAAAGAACCTTAAGGAGGTCGGGGCTAAGAGTTTAAATTTTAAGGTGGTTATTTCAAAATTGAACTTTAGATCTTTGCCGGCTATTATTGACTTGGCAAGGATTTGCGGTGCCAAACAAGTAGATATAGCATATCCTCATGGGATGGGCAATGCGTTAAAGTACTGGCATGAAATCATCCCCCGCTATAGTGAAATCTCAGAATATCTCCTTGCGGCGGCCAGGGTTGGAATTAGCAGGGGAATAGCAGTAACCTATGAGGCAGTCCCTTTTTGTTTTTTAGCGGGATTTGAAACCTGTGTCTCAGAACTTCATTATCTGAGGGGTTATTCGAAGGGAGAAACTTCCTCTCTGAGGCAGGTCGGGGACCCTGAAATTGATTGGCAAAGAAATCGCATCTCCATAAAGGCCAAATCAAAAAACTGTACAAATTGCAAATTTTTCAATATCTGTGAGGGAGTATGGAAAGAATACCTGGAAAAATATGGTTCAGAAGAACTTAAGCCTGTTTTTGGTAGAGCTATTTTGACCTATGAAGGGCTTTTAGATTGCGTTAATAATCCTTAG
- a CDS encoding prepilin peptidase, with translation MLYLTSLDILRMLIFSVFGIFLSYIDFKEKKVYNLHLIFMALAGLVLFAFGMYPDLYGSLLVNFLFAFFTGILFWKIGLWGAGDGKLFAICSFYLPFKMYLSFFYAQVILVNVFILAFLIWFLPLILKTKFSEKVQAFKQTFTRDNVLNLGLLIFGLFYFVGTLLSLLDLGLYTTGYIIALFIGLASYAVLRRFFSRNLTYILFVLCLARFFFDISIFTMYFWELFALTMAILLIAMWFGNLSIYISYDEKRLCDLEEGDVPIGVITTKGTTIELKKWLDRHLVAGELIMKKGFSKEDLGRFGGLKGIEGFLTKKTVCFTPLIIVAVLLVAILKVDILTYLLSEIHYHLLE, from the coding sequence ATGCTCTATCTGACTTCCTTAGATATTCTTCGAATGTTGATTTTTTCCGTCTTTGGAATATTCCTATCCTATATAGACTTCAAGGAAAAAAAAGTCTACAATCTACACCTGATTTTTATGGCTCTGGCAGGTTTGGTTCTATTCGCTTTTGGAATGTATCCCGATTTGTATGGATCCTTGCTGGTAAATTTTCTCTTTGCCTTTTTTACAGGCATCCTTTTTTGGAAGATTGGGCTCTGGGGGGCAGGCGATGGCAAACTTTTTGCAATTTGCTCATTTTACCTGCCATTTAAGATGTATTTGTCCTTTTTTTACGCTCAGGTTATATTGGTCAACGTTTTCATTTTGGCTTTTCTAATATGGTTTCTGCCATTAATATTAAAAACCAAATTTTCAGAAAAAGTTCAGGCCTTTAAACAAACCTTCACCAGGGATAATGTATTAAACTTAGGATTGCTCATCTTTGGGCTATTTTATTTTGTCGGCACTTTGCTTTCTTTACTTGATTTGGGCCTTTATACAACAGGGTATATTATTGCGTTGTTTATAGGTCTGGCGTCATATGCAGTCTTGAGAAGATTTTTTTCACGTAACCTGACCTACATTCTTTTCGTCTTATGCCTCGCAAGATTTTTTTTTGATATATCCATATTTACTATGTATTTTTGGGAATTGTTTGCACTCACCATGGCAATTTTGCTAATTGCCATGTGGTTTGGTAATTTGAGTATCTATATATCGTATGACGAAAAAAGGCTGTGTGATCTGGAGGAAGGGGATGTGCCTATCGGAGTGATCACTACCAAAGGCACGACAATTGAGCTCAAAAAATGGCTGGATAGGCATCTTGTTGCTGGTGAGCTTATCATGAAGAAAGGGTTTTCCAAAGAAGATCTTGGGCGATTTGGAGGATTGAAGGGTATAGAGGGTTTCTTGACTAAGAAGACAGTATGTTTTACCCCTCTGATAATTGTGGCAGTATTGCTGGTCGCAATCCTCAAGGTAGATATACTGACCTACCTATTGTCTGAGATACACTATCATTTACTTGAATGA
- a CDS encoding U32 family peptidase yields MKFSVPYNNDFSLLEELARIKEINGNRIEEIYFSGPQDHCGSGRVMDKTTPKDIAKVTEFCHKEGIKANMLLNSTCEGLNGYSESNVSKVLKLVETLYREHGLERVTIANPLWIQKISSEFPKIKISASVLSQIDSIQRAVLFKRFGASTITPDRDINRNLRLLEDIRHSTGCELKLMVNEGCLYKCPYRIFHFNLVSHCSVEGIDPKEAFFFNCHKLSANEPSLILMSPWINPENLKTYGKITNYFKITGRSHSKEWIINTTKAYLSENFEGNLLDIMDSNLDCFNKKFGRSINNKSLEKLGFFNRIIECDKDLCRGKYCIEALEDCSKISKSFK; encoded by the coding sequence ATGAAGTTCTCTGTCCCCTACAATAATGATTTTTCCTTATTGGAAGAATTGGCAAGAATAAAGGAAATAAACGGAAACCGTATAGAGGAGATTTATTTTTCTGGACCGCAGGACCATTGTGGTTCAGGCAGAGTAATGGATAAAACCACCCCTAAGGACATCGCAAAGGTTACCGAATTTTGTCACAAAGAAGGTATCAAAGCCAATATGCTTCTGAATTCTACATGCGAAGGTCTAAATGGGTATTCCGAATCAAATGTTTCAAAAGTCCTCAAACTTGTAGAGACACTTTATCGGGAGCATGGCTTAGAAAGAGTCACCATCGCAAACCCTCTATGGATTCAAAAAATAAGCAGTGAATTCCCAAAGATTAAAATATCTGCCTCCGTACTGTCCCAGATAGATTCCATCCAAAGGGCCGTACTCTTCAAGCGTTTTGGAGCATCCACCATAACTCCAGATAGGGACATCAACCGGAATTTGAGACTGCTTGAGGACATAAGGCATTCTACGGGATGCGAGCTTAAATTAATGGTGAATGAAGGATGCCTCTATAAATGCCCCTACCGGATATTTCACTTTAACCTTGTATCTCATTGTTCAGTAGAGGGCATTGACCCGAAAGAGGCATTCTTTTTCAATTGCCATAAACTATCCGCAAACGAGCCAAGCTTAATCTTAATGTCCCCGTGGATTAATCCAGAAAATCTAAAAACCTATGGAAAGATCACCAATTATTTCAAAATAACCGGAAGATCTCACTCAAAAGAATGGATCATAAATACCACAAAGGCGTATCTTTCTGAAAATTTTGAAGGAAACCTTCTCGACATCATGGATTCCAATCTAGACTGCTTTAATAAAAAATTCGGTAGGTCTATAAACAACAAAAGCCTGGAAAAGCTAGGATTCTTCAATAGAATCATTGAATGCGACAAAGACCTTTGCAGAGGCAAGTATTGCATAGAGGCCTTGGAGGACTGCTCAAAAATCAGCAAATCATTCAAGTAA
- a CDS encoding radical SAM protein, which yields MKASIVFAPTGYMDCAPLGIGYINSAIQNCGHTTEIHDLNIDLFHNNPRDYQELISFALDKKKHDFNDRIPVGMPNLNVLLSTLFPGRANRPRVIERMWKLAEKYSKSILLKNPDILLFSLHESNEYLSIILSKIIREEEKIPIVFGGWTCNYDLYKELFLKLGLCDIIVQGEGEKAIVELLDYYCGKKKIGLIPQISYFKEGKVIQNKPGPLINIDQISFPDWNGSDLAQYELVPIMGSRGCPYSCSFCNNLYINFRQRNIEGVIEEIKTQKEKLKKKAIFSFDDTSINIDIKWLNGLCDALIGENLDIVWDACARTQNLTPEILKKMKRSGCRTLRFGVESFNQRILEDMNKKITVAEMVKTLEATHQSGIECRIGMVYGYPGESETEFIRNLKILRRLNYCFKEGMEACLGIHYLDMNSPMGMHPEEYGITYEPQKIIGPKLPEKIETMASRCIKYRLATPDKRSLQFRKNMVDCFQSSCTLGIFREKNPREILNFEIVHENEKRVYSI from the coding sequence ATGAAAGCAAGCATAGTATTCGCACCTACAGGTTACATGGATTGTGCCCCTCTGGGAATTGGGTATATAAACTCAGCCATACAGAATTGCGGACATACCACAGAGATTCACGATCTAAATATAGACCTATTCCACAATAACCCGCGAGATTACCAAGAACTGATTTCATTTGCACTGGATAAAAAAAAGCATGATTTTAATGACCGTATCCCTGTGGGTATGCCGAATTTGAATGTTCTCTTGAGCACATTGTTTCCTGGCAGGGCTAATAGGCCAAGGGTTATCGAACGTATGTGGAAGCTTGCAGAAAAATATTCGAAGTCCATACTGTTAAAAAATCCGGATATACTCTTATTTTCTTTGCATGAATCTAATGAATACCTCAGCATTATTTTGAGCAAAATAATCCGAGAAGAAGAAAAAATCCCAATAGTTTTTGGTGGATGGACCTGCAATTATGACCTCTACAAAGAACTATTTCTGAAGCTTGGCCTGTGCGACATCATTGTTCAAGGTGAGGGGGAAAAAGCAATAGTTGAATTGTTAGACTACTACTGTGGCAAAAAGAAGATAGGCCTTATCCCCCAGATAAGTTATTTTAAAGAGGGCAAAGTGATCCAAAATAAACCTGGTCCCCTCATAAATATTGATCAGATTTCATTCCCGGATTGGAATGGCTCAGACCTTGCCCAATATGAACTGGTGCCTATTATGGGTAGCCGCGGTTGCCCTTACAGCTGTTCCTTTTGCAACAATCTCTACATCAATTTTAGACAAAGAAATATTGAAGGCGTAATCGAAGAGATAAAAACCCAGAAGGAGAAGCTAAAGAAAAAGGCAATCTTCAGCTTTGACGACACCTCTATCAACATAGATATTAAGTGGCTGAATGGGCTTTGTGATGCTTTGATTGGTGAAAATCTGGACATTGTCTGGGATGCCTGTGCAAGGACACAGAATCTAACTCCGGAAATACTCAAAAAAATGAAACGTTCCGGATGCAGGACCCTTAGATTTGGAGTTGAAAGCTTCAATCAAAGAATATTGGAGGATATGAATAAAAAGATAACCGTGGCGGAGATGGTTAAAACTCTGGAAGCCACCCATCAGTCCGGAATAGAATGCCGCATCGGCATGGTATATGGCTATCCGGGAGAATCTGAAACAGAGTTTATCAGAAATTTGAAAATATTGAGGAGACTGAACTACTGCTTTAAAGAAGGTATGGAGGCATGCCTTGGCATACATTATTTAGACATGAATAGCCCAATGGGAATGCATCCGGAAGAATATGGCATCACATACGAACCTCAAAAAATAATTGGCCCAAAATTGCCTGAAAAAATAGAAACTATGGCAAGTCGGTGTATAAAATACCGCCTTGCAACACCTGACAAACGGAGTCTACAATTCAGGAAAAACATGGTGGACTGTTTTCAGTCATCCTGTACTTTGGGCATATTTAGAGAAAAAAATCCCCGTGAAATTTTAAACTTTGAAATCGTGCATGAAAATGAAAAAAGAGTATATTCCATATAA
- a CDS encoding radical SAM protein has protein sequence MVNLIVTEKCNQNCPYCFFERVGGKELSWENFQKFLEWCVKNDLTRVQLLGGEPFLHRDIYKIIQVLNKTGIGVDTITNGLVPIDKDLLLGLNPLSFLVNYTASSTMENREELRKNLDILSRISPSALTMAVTLYRFNQDLEDLWRLLDLYRIRALRVDLAQPSASRNNLFVPLTQYSGFKGQLVDIFKKCKRNKISLLFDCGLSCSINRIFSEGELSLFRKNVRIATRFCKPVVDIFPDLSASYCFPLQYIKIKNCLDYRYSELVGELHNGVKDYLDYDRRYQGCCIAHLENLGLKASKPLDRNDSRC, from the coding sequence ATGGTAAACTTAATAGTTACCGAGAAATGTAACCAGAATTGCCCTTATTGTTTCTTTGAGAGGGTGGGCGGGAAAGAGCTTTCTTGGGAGAACTTTCAAAAATTTTTGGAATGGTGTGTTAAAAATGATTTGACTAGGGTACAGCTTCTTGGGGGAGAGCCTTTTTTACACAGGGACATCTATAAGATCATTCAGGTGCTTAACAAAACAGGGATTGGTGTGGACACAATAACTAACGGGCTTGTACCTATCGATAAGGACTTGCTGTTGGGGCTTAACCCGCTTTCCTTTTTGGTGAATTATACTGCTTCAAGTACAATGGAGAACAGAGAGGAATTGCGTAAAAATCTTGACATTTTGTCTCGGATTAGCCCTTCAGCACTTACAATGGCTGTGACGTTGTACCGGTTTAATCAGGACCTTGAGGACCTATGGCGTCTTTTAGATCTCTATAGAATTAGAGCCTTAAGGGTTGATTTGGCTCAACCTTCGGCATCGAGGAATAATCTCTTTGTCCCTTTGACCCAGTACTCTGGTTTTAAGGGGCAGTTGGTGGATATTTTCAAGAAATGCAAAAGAAATAAAATCTCTTTGTTATTTGACTGTGGTTTGAGTTGCAGCATTAACCGGATATTTTCGGAGGGCGAATTGAGTCTTTTTAGAAAAAACGTTCGCATTGCGACCCGATTCTGCAAACCCGTAGTGGATATATTCCCAGATTTATCTGCTTCTTACTGTTTTCCACTACAATACATAAAGATCAAAAATTGTTTGGATTACCGGTATTCAGAGTTGGTTGGAGAGTTGCATAACGGAGTTAAGGACTACTTGGACTACGATAGACGGTATCAAGGGTGTTGTATTGCACACCTGGAAAATCTGGGGTTAAAGGCAAGCAAGCCTCTAGACAGAAATGATTCCCGCTGCTGA
- a CDS encoding radical SAM protein gives MEVSSCQDQRKLRYLDKVSSIVPKVRDPGLKGRLGSFEHALSCYNEVGLRDDPLPAEAVPRDKDFVRDAWKVCLERSPNHHLSLYIHIPFCLESRCKYCREYSTILEDRKELVRYLDYLTEEMQFFSPVFLRNIFSNLYIGGGTSSIFSSEQLDILYTRIHKYLQVDTKKECTVEMSPSTATKEKVDLVKRHGFNRISLGIQSLDEGVLRENNRIFVSHTRLKDLFDYIRSRNIGCLSADLLLGLTGDTEKSLLRSIEGLINLGPDAIVLIRIVKNPVMPFPMDPLSRANLFRKLYLNQRENVNIGINYPVADYSILEVHKKAESLLESCGYIKKYGGVETIETHFFKEGKGPHFENYNLDQYNEQSVLGLGIGAASKVGYGPYYADITNIKSDYSFKTSVYYCKYHAPRDQMRMYLRSKLFSQSQFPFISIPEFRRKFKTELLEEFGEEIDVLKWLGLGVVHKDELILSPRDDYDRVLMTRIF, from the coding sequence ATGGAGGTGTCGTCTTGTCAGGACCAGCGTAAACTGAGATATCTGGATAAAGTGTCTTCAATAGTACCTAAGGTTCGTGATCCTGGCTTGAAGGGGAGATTGGGGAGTTTTGAGCATGCTTTGAGTTGCTATAATGAAGTTGGACTGAGAGATGATCCTTTGCCTGCGGAGGCTGTTCCGAGGGATAAAGACTTTGTAAGGGACGCCTGGAAGGTTTGTCTGGAGAGAAGCCCAAATCATCATTTATCACTCTATATCCACATACCTTTTTGCCTTGAGTCCAGATGCAAGTATTGCCGAGAGTATTCCACCATTTTAGAAGACCGAAAAGAGTTGGTGCGGTATCTGGATTACTTGACCGAAGAGATGCAATTTTTTTCTCCGGTATTTTTGAGAAATATCTTTAGCAACCTGTATATTGGAGGGGGAACCTCTTCAATCTTCTCGTCAGAACAATTGGACATTCTCTATACGCGAATTCATAAATATCTCCAGGTAGACACAAAAAAAGAATGCACTGTCGAAATGTCCCCAAGTACTGCTACAAAAGAAAAAGTGGATTTGGTTAAAAGACACGGGTTTAATCGGATAAGCTTGGGGATACAATCTCTGGATGAGGGGGTTTTGAGAGAAAATAATCGTATATTCGTTTCACACACCCGGCTGAAAGACCTATTTGATTATATAAGGAGTAGGAATATTGGATGTTTAAGTGCTGATTTGTTGCTCGGTCTTACTGGTGACACGGAAAAAAGTCTCTTAAGGAGTATTGAGGGGCTTATCAATCTCGGACCCGATGCAATTGTGTTGATTAGGATAGTCAAAAATCCAGTTATGCCCTTCCCGATGGATCCCTTGTCCAGAGCAAATTTATTCAGGAAATTGTATCTGAATCAGAGAGAGAATGTGAATATCGGTATTAATTACCCTGTTGCAGACTATTCTATTCTGGAGGTTCACAAGAAAGCCGAATCTCTGCTGGAGAGTTGCGGATATATTAAAAAATACGGTGGGGTCGAGACAATAGAAACTCACTTTTTCAAGGAAGGTAAGGGACCCCATTTTGAGAATTATAATTTAGATCAATATAATGAACAATCTGTGCTGGGGTTGGGAATTGGCGCCGCCTCAAAAGTTGGCTACGGTCCTTATTATGCAGATATTACGAATATTAAGTCGGATTATTCTTTCAAAACTTCAGTGTACTACTGTAAATATCATGCCCCAAGAGACCAAATGAGGATGTACCTGAGAAGCAAACTCTTTTCTCAAAGCCAATTCCCATTCATCTCAATTCCCGAGTTTAGACGCAAATTCAAAACAGAGCTTCTGGAGGAGTTCGGGGAGGAAATTGATGTCCTGAAATGGCTGGGTCTTGGTGTGGTGCACAAAGATGAGCTTATTCTTTCCCCCAGAGATGATTATGATCGGGTTTTAATGACCAGAATCTTTTAG
- the hxsB gene encoding His-Xaa-Ser system radical SAM maturase HxsB, translated as MAQTFSIDTKGYIVNEYLTRKLAGGKTLVTTRHGGWAILDEKEYALLRHGEVEADIELYNLLRQEGIILTEDTLSAVTTQHCQKFHQLFGATTLHILTPTLRCNQKCVYCYANSRPLKDKQWDMDRKTAKSIVDFIFQCPSGRITIEFQGGEPLLNFPILQYVVEYAKKLSGRNNKAVNFRVVTNLTLMNEKILDWLVENNVELNTSLDGPQYVHDKNRFYENMGGCYADVVEQLACIKKRGVQIGLMPTITRGSLPYWKEIIDEYVRQGQPGFWARRMGIGGFAVERWKEIGYSVEEYLDFWKKCVEYIFELNLKGTRFSEGYVGIILKNVIFSKRYNSFVCMASPCGCAWSQVSYDYQGNIFACDEARSFEIFRLGNVKDTTYPELYSSWDILNIVDLTSGNSFDCANCAYHPFCGPCIVDEYGEHGSIVKKPDSFNCRVKRGMLDYVFGEVIPNKERFKIAQGWVGVGRNEAIKDLPENSA; from the coding sequence ATGGCTCAGACATTCTCAATAGATACTAAAGGATATATAGTCAATGAATATTTAACAAGGAAATTGGCGGGTGGAAAGACTCTTGTAACTACCCGACATGGTGGATGGGCGATTTTGGACGAAAAAGAATATGCTCTATTGAGGCATGGGGAGGTAGAGGCAGACATAGAGTTGTATAATCTCTTAAGGCAGGAGGGCATAATTCTCACTGAAGATACCCTTTCCGCGGTTACCACCCAGCATTGCCAAAAATTTCATCAATTATTCGGTGCGACTACGCTCCATATACTTACGCCTACACTGAGGTGCAATCAAAAGTGTGTTTATTGCTATGCAAATTCAAGACCCCTCAAGGACAAACAATGGGATATGGATAGGAAAACTGCAAAATCAATTGTCGACTTCATATTTCAGTGTCCTTCTGGACGCATAACCATAGAGTTTCAGGGGGGAGAACCTCTCCTGAATTTTCCGATTTTGCAATATGTTGTAGAGTATGCAAAAAAACTAAGTGGTCGTAATAATAAGGCTGTGAATTTCCGTGTTGTCACAAATCTAACCCTAATGAACGAAAAGATACTGGACTGGCTGGTTGAGAATAATGTGGAACTGAATACCTCCTTGGATGGACCACAATATGTTCATGATAAAAATAGATTCTACGAAAATATGGGGGGTTGCTATGCTGATGTGGTCGAACAGTTAGCGTGTATCAAAAAACGAGGGGTTCAAATAGGTTTGATGCCCACAATTACCCGAGGTTCATTGCCTTACTGGAAGGAGATAATTGACGAATATGTTCGCCAAGGCCAGCCTGGATTTTGGGCAAGGAGGATGGGTATTGGAGGATTTGCGGTTGAGCGTTGGAAGGAAATAGGATATAGCGTGGAAGAATATCTTGACTTCTGGAAAAAGTGTGTTGAATATATATTTGAGTTAAATCTTAAGGGAACTCGATTTTCTGAGGGTTATGTGGGAATTATACTGAAGAATGTCATTTTTTCAAAAAGATATAACTCATTTGTCTGTATGGCTTCGCCATGTGGTTGTGCGTGGAGTCAGGTTTCTTATGATTACCAGGGAAATATCTTTGCCTGTGACGAAGCAAGAAGTTTTGAAATATTCCGACTTGGGAATGTTAAGGATACTACCTATCCAGAATTGTATTCCAGCTGGGATATTTTAAATATAGTAGATTTAACTTCCGGAAACTCTTTTGACTGTGCAAATTGCGCCTACCATCCTTTTTGCGGACCCTGCATTGTGGACGAGTATGGCGAACATGGGTCGATAGTTAAAAAACCAGATTCGTTCAATTGCAGGGTAAAACGAGGGATGCTGGACTATGTTTTCGGTGAGGTTATTCCCAATAAGGAAAGGTTCAAAATTGCGCAGGGCTGGGTGGGTGTGGGCAGGAACGAGGCTATAAAAGATCTCCCTGAAAACAGCGCATAA
- a CDS encoding molybdenum cofactor guanylyltransferase, translating to MEICGVILAGGRSKRFGKDKALLNIGGTYVINRLANLLEECFFKAVVVVKNKEQHLKVEKIIDNPHIKILEDNCEIFSPIAGLSGILNAVEEKFIFVVACDMPLVNKRVISRIISELDESVDCIVPIFENRLEPLCAVYRKNIFQNRNFEESMHSVIDGCNCTKKITFSDPADFLNINTVENLKEVKPQSALEANLHTQHITAQ from the coding sequence ATGGAGATTTGTGGGGTAATCTTGGCTGGCGGGCGTTCAAAAAGATTTGGAAAGGATAAGGCTTTGCTAAATATAGGAGGAACTTATGTCATTAATCGACTTGCAAATTTGCTGGAGGAATGTTTTTTTAAGGCAGTTGTTGTTGTCAAAAATAAAGAACAGCACTTAAAAGTGGAAAAAATCATCGATAATCCCCACATAAAAATACTTGAGGACAATTGCGAAATATTTTCGCCAATTGCGGGCTTGTCTGGAATACTTAACGCTGTTGAGGAAAAGTTTATTTTCGTAGTGGCTTGCGACATGCCCTTAGTCAATAAGAGGGTCATTTCAAGGATTATATCTGAATTGGATGAAAGTGTGGATTGTATCGTTCCAATATTTGAAAATCGTCTTGAGCCATTATGTGCTGTATATAGGAAAAATATATTCCAGAATCGGAATTTTGAGGAAAGTATGCATTCGGTAATAGATGGCTGTAATTGCACCAAAAAAATTACGTTCAGCGATCCAGCGGATTTCTTAAATATAAACACAGTGGAAAATTTAAAAGAGGTGAAACCTCAGTCGGCGTTGGAAGCGAACCTACATACCCAGCACATCACCGCACAGTGA